One Micropterus dolomieu isolate WLL.071019.BEF.003 ecotype Adirondacks linkage group LG23, ASM2129224v1, whole genome shotgun sequence DNA window includes the following coding sequences:
- the kcnip1b gene encoding Kv channel-interacting protein 1b isoform X1: MGAVVGTLTMQTKQRRRPSRDKTDDELEMTTVCYRPEGLEQLEAQTNFTKQELQILYRGFKNECPSGVVNEETFKHIYSQFFPHGDASMYAHYLFNAFDTTNNGSIKFKDFVMGLSILLRGTLREKLEWTFHLYDINRDGYINREEMTDIVRAIYDMMGKYTYPALKGDVPQQHVDAFFQKMDKNKDGVVTLEEFVIACQEDETMMRSMQLFENVM, translated from the exons ATGGGTGCAGTGGTGGGCACTTTGACCATGCAAACCAAGCAGAGGAGGAGACCATCCAGAG ATAAAACAGATGATGAGCTTGAGATGACAACGGTGTGTTACAGGCCAGAGGGTCTTGAGCAATTGGAAGCCCAAACTAATTTCACCAAACAGGAGCTGCAGATCCTCTATCGTGGTTTCAAGAAT GAATGTCCAAGTGGTGTGGTGAATgaggaaacatttaaacacatttactcaCAGTTCTTCCCTCATGGAG ATGCAAGCATGTACGCACATTATCTTTTCAATGCATTTGACACTACAAACAACGGATCCATTAAGTTTAAG GACTTTGTAATGGGTTTGTCCATACTGCTGCGAGGAACACTCAGAGAAAAGCTGGAGTGGACGTTTCACCTCTATGACATTAACAGAGATGGCTACATAAACAGAGAG GAAATGACTGATATTGTGAGGGCCATTTATGACATGATGGGCAAGTACACCTACCCGGCCCTAAAGGGAGACGTTCCCCAGCAGCATGTGGATGCCTTTTTTCAG AAAATGGATAAAAACAAAGATGGAGTGGTGACTTTAGAGGAGTTTGTCATAGCCTGCCAGGAG
- the kcnip1b gene encoding Kv channel-interacting protein 1b isoform X2, which translates to MTTVCYRPEGLEQLEAQTNFTKQELQILYRGFKNECPSGVVNEETFKHIYSQFFPHGDASMYAHYLFNAFDTTNNGSIKFKDFVMGLSILLRGTLREKLEWTFHLYDINRDGYINREEMTDIVRAIYDMMGKYTYPALKGDVPQQHVDAFFQKMDKNKDGVVTLEEFVIACQEDETMMRSMQLFENVM; encoded by the exons ATGACAACGGTGTGTTACAGGCCAGAGGGTCTTGAGCAATTGGAAGCCCAAACTAATTTCACCAAACAGGAGCTGCAGATCCTCTATCGTGGTTTCAAGAAT GAATGTCCAAGTGGTGTGGTGAATgaggaaacatttaaacacatttactcaCAGTTCTTCCCTCATGGAG ATGCAAGCATGTACGCACATTATCTTTTCAATGCATTTGACACTACAAACAACGGATCCATTAAGTTTAAG GACTTTGTAATGGGTTTGTCCATACTGCTGCGAGGAACACTCAGAGAAAAGCTGGAGTGGACGTTTCACCTCTATGACATTAACAGAGATGGCTACATAAACAGAGAG GAAATGACTGATATTGTGAGGGCCATTTATGACATGATGGGCAAGTACACCTACCCGGCCCTAAAGGGAGACGTTCCCCAGCAGCATGTGGATGCCTTTTTTCAG AAAATGGATAAAAACAAAGATGGAGTGGTGACTTTAGAGGAGTTTGTCATAGCCTGCCAGGAG